In a genomic window of Nyctibius grandis isolate bNycGra1 chromosome 4, bNycGra1.pri, whole genome shotgun sequence:
- the LOC137661748 gene encoding rab9 effector protein with kelch motifs-like — protein sequence MPSCLHGHTATYDPDTKRIYIFGGIREDKDYSGIYILDTVTWKWLLVAAKGRMPVLTYHSATIYRKELFVFGGTFPKKASLAVGPCSNMLYIFNPEHEIWYQPISEGEKPLPRLGHSATLLKNKLLIFGGRRTSLYLSDMHILDLVFMQLWLCRTRRF from the exons ATGCCATCATGCTTGCATGGTCACACAGCTACCTACGACCCAGACACCAAGCGTATCTACATCTTTGGGGGCATAAGGGAGGACAAAGACTACAGCGGCATCTACATTCTGGACACAGTCACCTGGAAATGGCTCCTCGTGGCT GCTAAAGGGAGGATGCCAGTGCTCACCTACCACAGTGCAACTATCTACCGCAAGGAGCTCTTTGTTTTCGGAGGGACTTTCCCTAAAAAGGCGTCACTGGCAGTTGGACCCTGCAGCAATATGCTCTATATCTTCAATCCAGAGCATGAAATTTGGTACCAGCCCATCTCAGAAGGGGAGAAGCCTCTGCCTAGGCTTGG GCATTCAGCTACTCTACTGAAGAACAAGCTGCTGATTTTTGGGGGTCGGAGGACTTCTCTCTACCTCAGTGACATGCACATCCTGGATCTGG TTTTCATGCAGCTCTGGCTGTGTCGGACCAGAAGGTTCTGA
- the GSTZ1 gene encoding maleylacetoacetate isomerase, giving the protein MSSAAAKPILYSYFRSSCSWRVRIALALKGIAYDLVPVNLLKDGGQQFSAEFKAVNPMQQVPALKIDGITLSQSLAIIHYLEDTRPNPRLLPQDLKKRAQVRMIADHIASGIQPLQNLSILKQMGEKKMEWAQSCIASGFQALEQILQHTAGHYCVGDEVSMADLCLVPQVSNAERFKVDMDPYPTITRINKALLELDAFKVSHPSRQPDTPPELRA; this is encoded by the exons ATGAGCTCTGCCGCGGCCAAG ccGATACTTTACAGCTATTTCCGAAGTTCCTGCTCTTGGAGAGTGAGAATCG CACTGGCTCTGAAAGGGATTGCCTATGACCTGGTGCCAGTAAACCTCCTGAAGGATGGGGGACAGCAG TTTTCTGCTGAATTCAAGGCAGTGAATCCAATGCAGCAAGTCCCAGCCTTGAAAATTGACGGCATCACCCTTTCTCAGTCG CTAGCTATAATTCATTACCTAGAAGACACCCGTCCTAACCCCAGGCTCCTGCCCCAAGATCTGAAGAAGAGAGCCCAAGTCAGAATGATCGCAGATCACATTGCTTCCGGCATTCAGCCACTCCAG AACCTGAGCATCCTGAAACaaatgggggagaaaaaaatggaatggGCTCAGAGCTGCATCGCGTCTGGCTTTCAAG CGCTGGAGCAGATTCTGCAGCACACTGCTGGGCACTACTGTGTGGGGGATGAA GTTTCCATGGCTGATCTGTGCTTGGTGCCTCAAGTTTCCAACGCTGAAAG attCAAAGTGGACATGGATCCATATCCCACAATAACCAGAATAAACAAAGCTCTCCTGGAGTTAGATGCATTCAAAGTAAGCCACCCATCCCGGCAGCCAGATACTCCTCCAGAGCTGCGAGCTTGA